The following coding sequences lie in one Paramormyrops kingsleyae isolate MSU_618 chromosome 15, PKINGS_0.4, whole genome shotgun sequence genomic window:
- the sgip1a gene encoding SH3-containing GRB2-like protein 3-interacting protein 1 isoform X8 — translation MAEELCTGWFRIVAGSLEIEECKSAIMMEGLKKRTRKAFGIRKKEKDVDSTGSPDRDGCDRQETESPQKKTNGAPNGICGEMDWDRYNAPDVDDEGYSIRPEDDEEGKGKFFSSSDSEGEDDQLKKFKIKIKPKESTEIITPSMEELKASIGNIALSPALMRTSPRRSPGLMKANLTGEEIARPRRSVVTAPPIAGFENAPPRDPTPIPEDSATLFGPPLETAFEGEKMEAVIDEPGVWGAPPTESPDFPAGTPPLLPPKNVSALPPLFGPPSAVFAEMSRNEGDEPSEAVKPSFADLDSIFGPVKAPESMEAVVENKWISFSDDSPEKPHPLGEQPPPLPQAPPPDSPPRVPATPTQEDKSDQPRSSSPLSVHIIPPQLENNQGDQKSLEATPGNENLAGSAASQAAPPTSWAVVSSPEPCSSYGPESGSSCPARPSTPVAGSEPAPPPPPPRPPSRPSVPLGKPSAGEGAPVFCPPVPSCSPPPLAPLARAESTSSISSTNSLSAATTPTVSREPTGAVSENDQPSLVWFDRGKFYLTFEGCSRGPSPLTMGAQDTLPVAAAFTETINAYFKGADPSNDATQSSGNFWVNMTSLMVHLKKVAEQKPQATYYNVDMLKYQVSSQGVQTTPLNLAVSWRCESASTDLRIDYKYNGEAMNVPTALNNVQFLVPVDGGVTKLQAVLPPAAWNAEQQRILWKIPDISQKSENGGVGSLLARFQLTDGPSKPAPLAVQFTSEGSTLSGCDIELAGTGYRFSLVKKRFAAGKYLADN, via the exons GATTGAAAAAACGTACCCGAAAGGCTTTCGGGATACGCAAGAAAGAGAAGGACGTCGATTCCAC GGGATCGCCGGACAGAGATGGATGT GACCGTCAAGAGACCGAATCG CCACAGAAAAAGACCAACGGTGCTCCAAATGGGATCTGTGGAGAAATGGACTGGGACCGATAT AATGCTCCTGACGTGGACGATGAGGGCTACAGTATTAGGCCGGAGGATGACGAAGAGG GCAAGGGAAAGTTTTTCTCATCCAGTGATTCTGAAGGGGAGGATGACCAGCTGAAGAAATTCAAGATCAAGATCAAACCTAAAGAGAGTACCGAAATTATCACGCCCTCCATGGAGGAGCTTAAAGCTTCTATAGGAAACATAGCACTATCTCCTGCCCTAATG AGGACTAGCCCG AGACGTAGCCCG GGCCTGATGAAAGCAAATCTGACTG GTGAAGAGATTGCCAGACCGAGACGGTCCGTGGTCACAGCGCCCCCCATTGCAGGTTTCGAAAATGCGCCCCCAAG AGATCCAACTCCGATACCAGAGGACTCGGCCACCTTGTTTGGGCCTCCCCTAGAGACAGCGTTCGAAGGAGAGAAAATGGAAG CGGTTATAGACGAGCCCGGTGTGTGGGGTGCACCTCCTACTGAGTCACCTGACTTTCCTGCCGGAA CTCCACCTCTGCTTCCACCCAAGAATGTCTCAGCCCTGCCTCCCTTGTTTGGGCCCCCATCCGCAGTGTTTGCTG AGATGTCGAGGAATGAAGGGGATGAGCCATCAGAAGCAGTCAAGCCCTCATTTGCGGACCTGGACTCCATCTTTGGACCTGTTAAAGCCCCTGAATCCATGGAGGCTGTGGTGGAGAATAAATGGATCAGCTTCAGTGATGACTCACCTGAGAAACCCCACCCTCTGGGGGAACAGCCTCCGCCCCTTCctcaggccccgcccccagacTCACCCCCTCGTGTTCCGGCCACTCCCACTCAGGAGGACAAGTCTGACCAACCCAGAAGCTCCTCCCCATTGTCTGTTCACATTATTCCCCCACAACTTGAAAATAACCAGGGAGATCAGAAGAGCCTGGAAGCCACACCAGGCAACGAGAACCTCGCAGGGTCCGCGGCCTCACAGGCAGCTCCTCCCACGTCCTGGGCTGTGGTGTCCTCACCCGAACCCTGCTCTAGCTACGGCCCCGAGAGCG GGTCTTCCTGCCCGGCTCGCCCTTCCACACCTGTGGCTGGCAGCGAacctgccccaccccctcccccgccaagACCCCCCTCAAGACCATCAGTACCCCTTGGGAAGCCCAGTGCGGGGGAAGGG GCCCCAGTGTTCTGCCCCCCTGTCCCTTCCtgcagccccccacccctggcccCGCTGGCACGGGCAGAGAGcacctcctccatctcctccaCCAACTCGCTGAGCGCCGCCACCACGCCCACCGTCAGTAGGGAGCCCACGGGTGCCGTGTCAG aAAATGACCAGCCTTCGCTGGTATGGTTTGACAGAGGGAAGTTTTATTTAACCTTTGAAG GCTGTTCCCGAGGACCCAGTCCTCTCACCATGGGTGCCCAGGACACCCTCCCTGTGGCGGCTGCCTTCACAGAGACCATCAACGCCTACTTCAAGGGGGCAGATCCAAGCAA TGACGCCACACAATCCAGTGGTAACTTCTGGGTGAACATGACCAGCTTGATGGTCCACCTGAAGAAAGTGGCTGAGCAGAAACCCCAGGCCACGTACTACAATGTGGACATGCTGAAATATCAG GTATCCTCACAGGGCGTCCAGACCACACCGCTGAATCTGGCGGTCAGCTGGAGATGTGAGTCGGCATCCACAGACCTCCGGATTGACTACAAGTACAACGGGGAGGCCATGAACGTGCCCACGGCGCTCAACAACGTCCAGTTCCTGGTGCCCGTGGATGGCGGTGTGACCAAACTGCAGGCGGTACTTCCCCCAGCGGCGTG GAATGCGGAGCAACAGCGGATCCTGTGGAAGATCCCGGATATTTCACAGAAGTCAGAGAATGGAG GTGTTGGTTCGCTACTGGCGAGGTTCCAGCTGACGGACGGGCCCAGTAAACCTGCGCCGCTAGCGGTCCAGTTCACCAGCGAGGGCAGCACACTTTCAGGCTGCGACATCGAGCTAGCGGGGACCGGCTACAGGTTCTCGCTCGTCAAGAAGAGGTTCGCAGCGG GAAAATACCTGGCAGATAACTAG
- the sgip1a gene encoding SH3-containing GRB2-like protein 3-interacting protein 1 isoform X5 — protein MAEELCTGWFRIVAGSLEIEECKSAIMMEGLKKRTRKAFGIRKKEKDVDSTGSPDRDGCDRQETESPQKKTNGAPNGICGEMDWDRYNAPDVDDEGYSIRPEDDEEGKGKFFSSSDSEGEDDQLKKFKIKIKPKESTEIITPSMEELKASIGNIALSPALMRTSPRRSPGLMKANLTGEEIARPRRSVVTAPPIAGFENAPPRDPTPIPEDSATLFGPPLETAFEGEKMEAVIDEPGVWGAPPTESPDFPAGTPPLLPPKNVSALPPLFGPPSAVFAEMSRNEGDEPSEAVKPSFADLDSIFGPVKAPESMEAVVENKWISFSDDSPEKPHPLGEQPPPLPQAPPPDSPPRVPATPTQEDKSDQPRSSSPLSVHIIPPQLENNQGDQKSLEATPGNENLAGSAASQAAPPTSWAVVSSPEPCSSYGPESGSSCPARPSTPVAGSEPAPPPPPPRPPSRPSVPLGKPSAGEGAPVFCPPVPSCSPPPLAPLARAESTSSISSTNSLSAATTPTVSREPTGAVSGCSRGPSPLTMGAQDTLPVAAAFTETINAYFKGADPSKCVVKITGEMVLSFPAGITRHFANNPSPAVLTFSITNYGRLEHVLPNPQLLCCDATQSSGNFWVNMTSLMVHLKKVAEQKPQATYYNVDMLKYQVSSQGVQTTPLNLAVSWRCESASTDLRIDYKYNGEAMNVPTALNNVQFLVPVDGGVTKLQAVLPPAAWNAEQQRILWKIPDISQKSENGGVGSLLARFQLTDGPSKPAPLAVQFTSEGSTLSGCDIELAGTGYRFSLVKKRFAAGKYLADN, from the exons GATTGAAAAAACGTACCCGAAAGGCTTTCGGGATACGCAAGAAAGAGAAGGACGTCGATTCCAC GGGATCGCCGGACAGAGATGGATGT GACCGTCAAGAGACCGAATCG CCACAGAAAAAGACCAACGGTGCTCCAAATGGGATCTGTGGAGAAATGGACTGGGACCGATAT AATGCTCCTGACGTGGACGATGAGGGCTACAGTATTAGGCCGGAGGATGACGAAGAGG GCAAGGGAAAGTTTTTCTCATCCAGTGATTCTGAAGGGGAGGATGACCAGCTGAAGAAATTCAAGATCAAGATCAAACCTAAAGAGAGTACCGAAATTATCACGCCCTCCATGGAGGAGCTTAAAGCTTCTATAGGAAACATAGCACTATCTCCTGCCCTAATG AGGACTAGCCCG AGACGTAGCCCG GGCCTGATGAAAGCAAATCTGACTG GTGAAGAGATTGCCAGACCGAGACGGTCCGTGGTCACAGCGCCCCCCATTGCAGGTTTCGAAAATGCGCCCCCAAG AGATCCAACTCCGATACCAGAGGACTCGGCCACCTTGTTTGGGCCTCCCCTAGAGACAGCGTTCGAAGGAGAGAAAATGGAAG CGGTTATAGACGAGCCCGGTGTGTGGGGTGCACCTCCTACTGAGTCACCTGACTTTCCTGCCGGAA CTCCACCTCTGCTTCCACCCAAGAATGTCTCAGCCCTGCCTCCCTTGTTTGGGCCCCCATCCGCAGTGTTTGCTG AGATGTCGAGGAATGAAGGGGATGAGCCATCAGAAGCAGTCAAGCCCTCATTTGCGGACCTGGACTCCATCTTTGGACCTGTTAAAGCCCCTGAATCCATGGAGGCTGTGGTGGAGAATAAATGGATCAGCTTCAGTGATGACTCACCTGAGAAACCCCACCCTCTGGGGGAACAGCCTCCGCCCCTTCctcaggccccgcccccagacTCACCCCCTCGTGTTCCGGCCACTCCCACTCAGGAGGACAAGTCTGACCAACCCAGAAGCTCCTCCCCATTGTCTGTTCACATTATTCCCCCACAACTTGAAAATAACCAGGGAGATCAGAAGAGCCTGGAAGCCACACCAGGCAACGAGAACCTCGCAGGGTCCGCGGCCTCACAGGCAGCTCCTCCCACGTCCTGGGCTGTGGTGTCCTCACCCGAACCCTGCTCTAGCTACGGCCCCGAGAGCG GGTCTTCCTGCCCGGCTCGCCCTTCCACACCTGTGGCTGGCAGCGAacctgccccaccccctcccccgccaagACCCCCCTCAAGACCATCAGTACCCCTTGGGAAGCCCAGTGCGGGGGAAGGG GCCCCAGTGTTCTGCCCCCCTGTCCCTTCCtgcagccccccacccctggcccCGCTGGCACGGGCAGAGAGcacctcctccatctcctccaCCAACTCGCTGAGCGCCGCCACCACGCCCACCGTCAGTAGGGAGCCCACGGGTGCCGTGTCAG GCTGTTCCCGAGGACCCAGTCCTCTCACCATGGGTGCCCAGGACACCCTCCCTGTGGCGGCTGCCTTCACAGAGACCATCAACGCCTACTTCAAGGGGGCAGATCCAAGCAA GTGTGTGGTGAAGATCACTGGGGAGATGGTGCTGTCCTTCCCGGCCGGGATCACAAGGCACTTTGCTAATAACCCCTCCCCAGCCGTCCTAACGTTCAGCATAACCAACTACGGCCGACTGGAGCACGTTCTCCCTAACCCTCAGCTGCTGTGCTG TGACGCCACACAATCCAGTGGTAACTTCTGGGTGAACATGACCAGCTTGATGGTCCACCTGAAGAAAGTGGCTGAGCAGAAACCCCAGGCCACGTACTACAATGTGGACATGCTGAAATATCAG GTATCCTCACAGGGCGTCCAGACCACACCGCTGAATCTGGCGGTCAGCTGGAGATGTGAGTCGGCATCCACAGACCTCCGGATTGACTACAAGTACAACGGGGAGGCCATGAACGTGCCCACGGCGCTCAACAACGTCCAGTTCCTGGTGCCCGTGGATGGCGGTGTGACCAAACTGCAGGCGGTACTTCCCCCAGCGGCGTG GAATGCGGAGCAACAGCGGATCCTGTGGAAGATCCCGGATATTTCACAGAAGTCAGAGAATGGAG GTGTTGGTTCGCTACTGGCGAGGTTCCAGCTGACGGACGGGCCCAGTAAACCTGCGCCGCTAGCGGTCCAGTTCACCAGCGAGGGCAGCACACTTTCAGGCTGCGACATCGAGCTAGCGGGGACCGGCTACAGGTTCTCGCTCGTCAAGAAGAGGTTCGCAGCGG GAAAATACCTGGCAGATAACTAG
- the sgip1a gene encoding SH3-containing GRB2-like protein 3-interacting protein 1 isoform X1: MAEELCTGWFRIVAGSLEIEECKSAIMMEGLKKRTRKAFGIRKKEKDVDSTGSPDRDGCDRQETESPQKKTNGAPNGICGEMDWDRYNAPDVDDEGYSIRPEDDEEGKGKFFSSSDSEGEDDQLKKFKIKIKPKESTEIITPSMEELKASIGNIALSPALMRTSPRRSPGLMKANLTGEEIARPRRSVVTAPPIAGFENAPPRDPTPIPEDSATLFGPPLETAFEGEKMEAVIDEPGVWGAPPTESPDFPAGTPPLLPPKNVSALPPLFGPPSAVFAEMSRNEGDEPSEAVKPSFADLDSIFGPVKAPESMEAVVENKWISFSDDSPEKPHPLGEQPPPLPQAPPPDSPPRVPATPTQEDKSDQPRSSSPLSVHIIPPQLENNQGDQKSLEATPGNENLAGSAASQAAPPTSWAVVSSPEPCSSYGPESGSSCPARPSTPVAGSEPAPPPPPPRPPSRPSVPLGKPSAGEGAPVFCPPVPSCSPPPLAPLARAESTSSISSTNSLSAATTPTVSREPTGAVSENDQPSLVWFDRGKFYLTFEGCSRGPSPLTMGAQDTLPVAAAFTETINAYFKGADPSKCVVKITGEMVLSFPAGITRHFANNPSPAVLTFSITNYGRLEHVLPNPQLLCCDATQSSGNFWVNMTSLMVHLKKVAEQKPQATYYNVDMLKYQVSSQGVQTTPLNLAVSWRCESASTDLRIDYKYNGEAMNVPTALNNVQFLVPVDGGVTKLQAVLPPAAWNAEQQRILWKIPDISQKSENGGVGSLLARFQLTDGPSKPAPLAVQFTSEGSTLSGCDIELAGTGYRFSLVKKRFAAGKYLADN, encoded by the exons GATTGAAAAAACGTACCCGAAAGGCTTTCGGGATACGCAAGAAAGAGAAGGACGTCGATTCCAC GGGATCGCCGGACAGAGATGGATGT GACCGTCAAGAGACCGAATCG CCACAGAAAAAGACCAACGGTGCTCCAAATGGGATCTGTGGAGAAATGGACTGGGACCGATAT AATGCTCCTGACGTGGACGATGAGGGCTACAGTATTAGGCCGGAGGATGACGAAGAGG GCAAGGGAAAGTTTTTCTCATCCAGTGATTCTGAAGGGGAGGATGACCAGCTGAAGAAATTCAAGATCAAGATCAAACCTAAAGAGAGTACCGAAATTATCACGCCCTCCATGGAGGAGCTTAAAGCTTCTATAGGAAACATAGCACTATCTCCTGCCCTAATG AGGACTAGCCCG AGACGTAGCCCG GGCCTGATGAAAGCAAATCTGACTG GTGAAGAGATTGCCAGACCGAGACGGTCCGTGGTCACAGCGCCCCCCATTGCAGGTTTCGAAAATGCGCCCCCAAG AGATCCAACTCCGATACCAGAGGACTCGGCCACCTTGTTTGGGCCTCCCCTAGAGACAGCGTTCGAAGGAGAGAAAATGGAAG CGGTTATAGACGAGCCCGGTGTGTGGGGTGCACCTCCTACTGAGTCACCTGACTTTCCTGCCGGAA CTCCACCTCTGCTTCCACCCAAGAATGTCTCAGCCCTGCCTCCCTTGTTTGGGCCCCCATCCGCAGTGTTTGCTG AGATGTCGAGGAATGAAGGGGATGAGCCATCAGAAGCAGTCAAGCCCTCATTTGCGGACCTGGACTCCATCTTTGGACCTGTTAAAGCCCCTGAATCCATGGAGGCTGTGGTGGAGAATAAATGGATCAGCTTCAGTGATGACTCACCTGAGAAACCCCACCCTCTGGGGGAACAGCCTCCGCCCCTTCctcaggccccgcccccagacTCACCCCCTCGTGTTCCGGCCACTCCCACTCAGGAGGACAAGTCTGACCAACCCAGAAGCTCCTCCCCATTGTCTGTTCACATTATTCCCCCACAACTTGAAAATAACCAGGGAGATCAGAAGAGCCTGGAAGCCACACCAGGCAACGAGAACCTCGCAGGGTCCGCGGCCTCACAGGCAGCTCCTCCCACGTCCTGGGCTGTGGTGTCCTCACCCGAACCCTGCTCTAGCTACGGCCCCGAGAGCG GGTCTTCCTGCCCGGCTCGCCCTTCCACACCTGTGGCTGGCAGCGAacctgccccaccccctcccccgccaagACCCCCCTCAAGACCATCAGTACCCCTTGGGAAGCCCAGTGCGGGGGAAGGG GCCCCAGTGTTCTGCCCCCCTGTCCCTTCCtgcagccccccacccctggcccCGCTGGCACGGGCAGAGAGcacctcctccatctcctccaCCAACTCGCTGAGCGCCGCCACCACGCCCACCGTCAGTAGGGAGCCCACGGGTGCCGTGTCAG aAAATGACCAGCCTTCGCTGGTATGGTTTGACAGAGGGAAGTTTTATTTAACCTTTGAAG GCTGTTCCCGAGGACCCAGTCCTCTCACCATGGGTGCCCAGGACACCCTCCCTGTGGCGGCTGCCTTCACAGAGACCATCAACGCCTACTTCAAGGGGGCAGATCCAAGCAA GTGTGTGGTGAAGATCACTGGGGAGATGGTGCTGTCCTTCCCGGCCGGGATCACAAGGCACTTTGCTAATAACCCCTCCCCAGCCGTCCTAACGTTCAGCATAACCAACTACGGCCGACTGGAGCACGTTCTCCCTAACCCTCAGCTGCTGTGCTG TGACGCCACACAATCCAGTGGTAACTTCTGGGTGAACATGACCAGCTTGATGGTCCACCTGAAGAAAGTGGCTGAGCAGAAACCCCAGGCCACGTACTACAATGTGGACATGCTGAAATATCAG GTATCCTCACAGGGCGTCCAGACCACACCGCTGAATCTGGCGGTCAGCTGGAGATGTGAGTCGGCATCCACAGACCTCCGGATTGACTACAAGTACAACGGGGAGGCCATGAACGTGCCCACGGCGCTCAACAACGTCCAGTTCCTGGTGCCCGTGGATGGCGGTGTGACCAAACTGCAGGCGGTACTTCCCCCAGCGGCGTG GAATGCGGAGCAACAGCGGATCCTGTGGAAGATCCCGGATATTTCACAGAAGTCAGAGAATGGAG GTGTTGGTTCGCTACTGGCGAGGTTCCAGCTGACGGACGGGCCCAGTAAACCTGCGCCGCTAGCGGTCCAGTTCACCAGCGAGGGCAGCACACTTTCAGGCTGCGACATCGAGCTAGCGGGGACCGGCTACAGGTTCTCGCTCGTCAAGAAGAGGTTCGCAGCGG GAAAATACCTGGCAGATAACTAG
- the sgip1a gene encoding SH3-containing GRB2-like protein 3-interacting protein 1 isoform X3, protein MAEELCTGWFRIVAGSLEIEECKSAIMMEGLKKRTRKAFGIRKKEKDVDSTGSPDRDGCPQKKTNGAPNGICGEMDWDRYNAPDVDDEGYSIRPEDDEEGKGKFFSSSDSEGEDDQLKKFKIKIKPKESTEIITPSMEELKASIGNIALSPALMRTSPRRSPGLMKANLTGEEIARPRRSVVTAPPIAGFENAPPRDPTPIPEDSATLFGPPLETAFEGEKMEAVIDEPGVWGAPPTESPDFPAGTPPLLPPKNVSALPPLFGPPSAVFAEMSRNEGDEPSEAVKPSFADLDSIFGPVKAPESMEAVVENKWISFSDDSPEKPHPLGEQPPPLPQAPPPDSPPRVPATPTQEDKSDQPRSSSPLSVHIIPPQLENNQGDQKSLEATPGNENLAGSAASQAAPPTSWAVVSSPEPCSSYGPESGSSCPARPSTPVAGSEPAPPPPPPRPPSRPSVPLGKPSAGEGAPVFCPPVPSCSPPPLAPLARAESTSSISSTNSLSAATTPTVSREPTGAVSENDQPSLVWFDRGKFYLTFEGCSRGPSPLTMGAQDTLPVAAAFTETINAYFKGADPSKCVVKITGEMVLSFPAGITRHFANNPSPAVLTFSITNYGRLEHVLPNPQLLCCDATQSSGNFWVNMTSLMVHLKKVAEQKPQATYYNVDMLKYQVSSQGVQTTPLNLAVSWRCESASTDLRIDYKYNGEAMNVPTALNNVQFLVPVDGGVTKLQAVLPPAAWNAEQQRILWKIPDISQKSENGGVGSLLARFQLTDGPSKPAPLAVQFTSEGSTLSGCDIELAGTGYRFSLVKKRFAAGKYLADN, encoded by the exons GATTGAAAAAACGTACCCGAAAGGCTTTCGGGATACGCAAGAAAGAGAAGGACGTCGATTCCAC GGGATCGCCGGACAGAGATGGATGT CCACAGAAAAAGACCAACGGTGCTCCAAATGGGATCTGTGGAGAAATGGACTGGGACCGATAT AATGCTCCTGACGTGGACGATGAGGGCTACAGTATTAGGCCGGAGGATGACGAAGAGG GCAAGGGAAAGTTTTTCTCATCCAGTGATTCTGAAGGGGAGGATGACCAGCTGAAGAAATTCAAGATCAAGATCAAACCTAAAGAGAGTACCGAAATTATCACGCCCTCCATGGAGGAGCTTAAAGCTTCTATAGGAAACATAGCACTATCTCCTGCCCTAATG AGGACTAGCCCG AGACGTAGCCCG GGCCTGATGAAAGCAAATCTGACTG GTGAAGAGATTGCCAGACCGAGACGGTCCGTGGTCACAGCGCCCCCCATTGCAGGTTTCGAAAATGCGCCCCCAAG AGATCCAACTCCGATACCAGAGGACTCGGCCACCTTGTTTGGGCCTCCCCTAGAGACAGCGTTCGAAGGAGAGAAAATGGAAG CGGTTATAGACGAGCCCGGTGTGTGGGGTGCACCTCCTACTGAGTCACCTGACTTTCCTGCCGGAA CTCCACCTCTGCTTCCACCCAAGAATGTCTCAGCCCTGCCTCCCTTGTTTGGGCCCCCATCCGCAGTGTTTGCTG AGATGTCGAGGAATGAAGGGGATGAGCCATCAGAAGCAGTCAAGCCCTCATTTGCGGACCTGGACTCCATCTTTGGACCTGTTAAAGCCCCTGAATCCATGGAGGCTGTGGTGGAGAATAAATGGATCAGCTTCAGTGATGACTCACCTGAGAAACCCCACCCTCTGGGGGAACAGCCTCCGCCCCTTCctcaggccccgcccccagacTCACCCCCTCGTGTTCCGGCCACTCCCACTCAGGAGGACAAGTCTGACCAACCCAGAAGCTCCTCCCCATTGTCTGTTCACATTATTCCCCCACAACTTGAAAATAACCAGGGAGATCAGAAGAGCCTGGAAGCCACACCAGGCAACGAGAACCTCGCAGGGTCCGCGGCCTCACAGGCAGCTCCTCCCACGTCCTGGGCTGTGGTGTCCTCACCCGAACCCTGCTCTAGCTACGGCCCCGAGAGCG GGTCTTCCTGCCCGGCTCGCCCTTCCACACCTGTGGCTGGCAGCGAacctgccccaccccctcccccgccaagACCCCCCTCAAGACCATCAGTACCCCTTGGGAAGCCCAGTGCGGGGGAAGGG GCCCCAGTGTTCTGCCCCCCTGTCCCTTCCtgcagccccccacccctggcccCGCTGGCACGGGCAGAGAGcacctcctccatctcctccaCCAACTCGCTGAGCGCCGCCACCACGCCCACCGTCAGTAGGGAGCCCACGGGTGCCGTGTCAG aAAATGACCAGCCTTCGCTGGTATGGTTTGACAGAGGGAAGTTTTATTTAACCTTTGAAG GCTGTTCCCGAGGACCCAGTCCTCTCACCATGGGTGCCCAGGACACCCTCCCTGTGGCGGCTGCCTTCACAGAGACCATCAACGCCTACTTCAAGGGGGCAGATCCAAGCAA GTGTGTGGTGAAGATCACTGGGGAGATGGTGCTGTCCTTCCCGGCCGGGATCACAAGGCACTTTGCTAATAACCCCTCCCCAGCCGTCCTAACGTTCAGCATAACCAACTACGGCCGACTGGAGCACGTTCTCCCTAACCCTCAGCTGCTGTGCTG TGACGCCACACAATCCAGTGGTAACTTCTGGGTGAACATGACCAGCTTGATGGTCCACCTGAAGAAAGTGGCTGAGCAGAAACCCCAGGCCACGTACTACAATGTGGACATGCTGAAATATCAG GTATCCTCACAGGGCGTCCAGACCACACCGCTGAATCTGGCGGTCAGCTGGAGATGTGAGTCGGCATCCACAGACCTCCGGATTGACTACAAGTACAACGGGGAGGCCATGAACGTGCCCACGGCGCTCAACAACGTCCAGTTCCTGGTGCCCGTGGATGGCGGTGTGACCAAACTGCAGGCGGTACTTCCCCCAGCGGCGTG GAATGCGGAGCAACAGCGGATCCTGTGGAAGATCCCGGATATTTCACAGAAGTCAGAGAATGGAG GTGTTGGTTCGCTACTGGCGAGGTTCCAGCTGACGGACGGGCCCAGTAAACCTGCGCCGCTAGCGGTCCAGTTCACCAGCGAGGGCAGCACACTTTCAGGCTGCGACATCGAGCTAGCGGGGACCGGCTACAGGTTCTCGCTCGTCAAGAAGAGGTTCGCAGCGG GAAAATACCTGGCAGATAACTAG